The Burkholderia ambifaria AMMD genome has a segment encoding these proteins:
- a CDS encoding LysR substrate-binding domain-containing protein gives MSLRAFRTLVAIARYRTFARAGEAIGLTQSAVSLQIKALESEYNVQLFDRSRRQPVLTEAGNILVAQAEQVLAMVDRIPDALSDEKKLVGRLRVGAIQTALSGPLPDALLALRDAHPSLRVHVSAGMSAELANRVAAGELDAAITTRPVRPHPAELTWTTLYEDRFWLLAPPHYAERDARTLLEALPFIRFDAQAWAGRMIAAELRRIGVRVREEMVLDSAETIARMVARGLGAAIVALPDSTLARLPPVTRLPFGQPQMGRAVVLLEHRSRPAERFARALGAEITASSMRISH, from the coding sequence ATGTCACTACGCGCATTCAGAACGCTGGTCGCGATCGCCCGATACCGGACCTTCGCACGCGCCGGCGAGGCGATCGGGCTCACGCAGTCCGCCGTGAGCCTGCAGATCAAGGCGCTCGAAAGCGAATACAACGTCCAGTTGTTCGACCGTTCGCGCCGCCAGCCGGTACTCACCGAAGCCGGCAACATTCTCGTCGCGCAGGCCGAGCAGGTGCTCGCGATGGTCGACCGAATTCCCGATGCGCTCAGCGACGAGAAGAAGCTCGTCGGCCGCCTGCGGGTGGGCGCGATCCAGACCGCGCTGTCCGGTCCGCTGCCCGATGCGCTGCTCGCGCTGCGCGACGCGCATCCGTCGTTGCGCGTGCACGTATCGGCCGGCATGTCGGCCGAACTGGCGAACCGCGTCGCGGCCGGCGAACTCGACGCCGCGATCACGACTCGCCCGGTGCGCCCGCATCCGGCGGAACTCACGTGGACCACGCTGTACGAAGACCGCTTCTGGCTGCTCGCGCCGCCGCACTACGCGGAGCGCGACGCGCGCACGCTGCTCGAGGCGCTGCCGTTCATCCGCTTCGACGCGCAGGCGTGGGCCGGCCGGATGATCGCCGCCGAGCTGCGCCGCATCGGCGTGCGCGTGCGTGAGGAGATGGTGCTCGACAGCGCGGAAACGATCGCACGCATGGTCGCGCGCGGGCTCGGCGCGGCGATCGTCGCGCTGCCCGACTCGACGCTCGCGCGCCTGCCGCCCGTCACGCGCTTGCCGTTCGGCCAGCCGCAGATGGGCCGCGCGGTCGTGCTGCTCGAACATCGGTCGCGCCCGGCCGAGCGTTTCGCGCGTGCGCTGGGCGCGGAAATCACCGCGTCATCGATGAGAATTTCTCATTGA
- a CDS encoding helix-turn-helix transcriptional regulator — translation MDRLFSEIAMHQALGRAIDHLGQPRFWRFLVLLLNEMAPFDNALATAIGRDGVPLVLDEYDTGGTDSASPVPLYLNGLYLLDPFLQAAHDGLADGCYRLEEVAPDLFRQSEYFLSYFRDAVGDDEIQILLRPNPDLLLSLSLGAATRFDVEPLGKLTAAMPWVLAAIRQHWRLVGDAARATPDDDLGARVEQALARFGAGVLTDREMSIARMVLRGNSSKAIAERLAISPETVKVHRRHLYAKLGISSQPELFSRFIQALGEHAAG, via the coding sequence ATGGATCGACTCTTCTCCGAAATCGCGATGCACCAGGCGCTCGGCCGCGCAATCGATCATCTCGGCCAGCCGCGCTTCTGGCGGTTCCTGGTGCTGCTGCTCAACGAAATGGCGCCGTTCGACAACGCGCTTGCGACGGCGATCGGCCGCGACGGCGTGCCGCTCGTGCTCGACGAATACGACACGGGCGGCACCGACAGCGCGTCGCCGGTGCCGCTTTACCTCAACGGGTTATATCTGCTCGATCCGTTCCTGCAGGCCGCGCACGACGGGCTCGCCGACGGCTGCTACCGACTCGAGGAAGTCGCGCCCGACCTGTTCCGGCAGAGCGAGTATTTCCTGAGCTACTTCCGCGATGCGGTCGGTGACGACGAAATCCAGATCCTGCTGCGGCCGAACCCCGACCTGCTGCTGTCGTTGTCGCTCGGCGCGGCCACGCGCTTCGACGTCGAGCCGCTCGGCAAGCTGACGGCCGCGATGCCGTGGGTGCTCGCGGCGATCCGTCAGCACTGGCGGCTGGTGGGCGATGCCGCGCGCGCGACGCCCGACGACGATCTCGGCGCGCGCGTCGAGCAGGCGCTCGCGCGCTTCGGCGCGGGCGTGCTGACGGATCGCGAGATGTCGATCGCGCGAATGGTGCTGCGCGGCAATTCGTCGAAGGCGATCGCGGAGCGGCTCGCGATTTCACCGGAGACGGTGAAGGTGCATCGGCGGCATCTCTACGCGAAGCTCGGGATCTCGTCCCAGCCGGAGCTGTTCTCGCGGTTCATTCAGGCGCTGGGAGAGCATGCGGCGGGGTAA
- a CDS encoding aspartate aminotransferase family protein has translation MTNTITTRQQDETDLRTDAAWLDAHWMPFTANRQFKSDPRMIVAGKDAYYTDGEGRKIFDGLSGLWCTGLGHGRAEITEAVSRQVAQLDYAPAFQFGHPKSFELANKIKDLTPAGLDYVFFTGSGSEAADTSLKMARAYWRAKGKGTKTRLIGREKGYHGVNYGGISVGGIGPNRKLFGQGIDADFLPHTQLAENKFSRGMPENGADLADRLLDLIALHDASNIAAVIVEPFSGSAGVVVPPKGYLKRLRDICTAHDILLIFDEVITGFGRAGAMTGADAFGVTPDIMNFAKQVTNGVQPLGGVIATKEIYDTFMAVGGPEYMLEFPHGYTYSAHPVACAAGVAALDLLVKEDAVARVRDLAPHFEAAVHGLKGQRHITDIRNYGLAAGLTIAALPGEPARRPYEIAMRCWAKGFYVRYGGDTIQLAPPFISEKREIDNLVNALSDALNEVD, from the coding sequence ATGACCAATACGATCACCACCCGCCAGCAGGACGAGACCGACCTCCGCACCGACGCCGCGTGGCTCGACGCCCACTGGATGCCGTTCACGGCGAACCGCCAGTTCAAGTCGGACCCGCGCATGATCGTGGCGGGCAAGGACGCGTATTACACCGATGGCGAAGGCCGCAAGATCTTCGACGGCCTGTCGGGGCTGTGGTGCACGGGCCTAGGCCACGGCCGCGCGGAAATCACGGAAGCCGTGAGCCGCCAGGTCGCGCAGCTCGACTACGCGCCGGCGTTCCAGTTCGGCCATCCGAAGTCGTTCGAGCTCGCGAACAAGATCAAGGACCTGACGCCGGCCGGCCTCGACTACGTGTTCTTCACCGGCTCGGGCTCGGAAGCAGCCGACACGTCGCTGAAGATGGCCCGCGCGTACTGGCGTGCGAAGGGCAAGGGCACGAAGACGCGCCTGATCGGCCGCGAGAAGGGCTATCACGGCGTGAACTACGGCGGCATCTCGGTCGGCGGGATCGGGCCGAACCGCAAGCTGTTCGGTCAGGGGATCGACGCCGATTTCCTGCCGCACACGCAACTCGCCGAAAACAAGTTCTCGCGCGGGATGCCGGAGAACGGCGCCGACCTCGCCGACCGCCTGCTCGACCTGATCGCGCTGCACGACGCATCGAACATCGCGGCCGTGATCGTCGAGCCGTTCTCGGGTTCGGCGGGCGTGGTGGTGCCGCCGAAGGGCTATCTGAAGCGCCTGCGCGACATCTGTACCGCGCACGACATCCTGCTGATCTTCGACGAAGTCATCACGGGCTTCGGCCGTGCCGGCGCGATGACGGGCGCCGACGCGTTCGGCGTGACGCCGGACATCATGAACTTCGCGAAACAGGTGACGAACGGCGTGCAGCCGCTCGGCGGGGTGATCGCGACGAAGGAAATCTACGACACGTTCATGGCCGTGGGCGGCCCCGAGTACATGCTCGAGTTCCCGCACGGCTACACGTACTCGGCGCACCCGGTCGCCTGCGCGGCCGGCGTCGCGGCGCTCGACCTGCTGGTGAAAGAAGACGCGGTGGCCCGCGTGCGCGATCTCGCGCCGCATTTCGAGGCGGCCGTGCACGGGCTGAAGGGCCAGCGCCATATCACGGACATCCGCAACTACGGGCTGGCGGCCGGCCTGACGATCGCGGCGCTGCCGGGCGAGCCGGCACGGCGCCCGTACGAGATCGCGATGCGCTGCTGGGCGAAGGGCTTCTACGTGCGCTACGGCGGCGACACGATCCAGCTCGCGCCGCCGTTCATCTCGGAGAAGCGCGAGATCGACAACCTCGTTAACGCGCTGTCCGACGCGCTGAACGAAGTGGACTGA
- a CDS encoding MFS transporter — MSVPAAGVFRSLRSFNYRVWAAGALVSNVGTWIQRTAQDWLVLTQLTHHDASAVGIVMSLQFGPQLLLLPWTGYAADRFNQRRLLMATQALMGGLALALGLLTVAGVVQLWHVYLFAFLFGCASAFDAPVRQTFVAELVGDRELANAVALNSTSFNAARMIGPAVAGFIIASVGTGWAFLLNGVSFVAVLASLSLLRADELRENTRAVHTRGSLLDGFRYVWRRPDLKATLAMLFLIGTFGLNFPLFISTMAAGVFHVDARGFGILSSMMAVGTISGALLAARRERPRFRHLWIGAAVFGIGCTLGAIAPSYWLFAAALVLTGIAAMTFTTSTNALMQLSTEPAMRGRVMALRLAVAFGGTPIGAPVAGWVANHLGPRWALGVGAASGFAATLVAVVFLIQMTRQSLPEGGAGGGA; from the coding sequence ATGAGCGTGCCGGCCGCGGGCGTGTTCCGCTCGCTGCGCAGCTTCAACTATCGCGTGTGGGCGGCCGGCGCGCTGGTGTCCAACGTCGGCACGTGGATCCAGCGCACCGCGCAGGACTGGCTGGTGCTCACGCAGCTCACACACCATGACGCGTCGGCGGTTGGCATCGTGATGTCGCTGCAGTTCGGCCCGCAGCTTCTGTTGCTGCCGTGGACGGGCTATGCGGCCGACCGTTTCAACCAGCGCCGGCTGCTGATGGCGACCCAGGCGCTGATGGGCGGCCTCGCGCTCGCGCTGGGGCTGCTGACGGTCGCGGGCGTCGTGCAGCTGTGGCATGTGTATCTGTTCGCGTTCCTGTTCGGCTGCGCGTCCGCGTTCGATGCGCCGGTGCGGCAAACCTTCGTCGCGGAGCTGGTCGGCGACCGCGAGCTTGCGAACGCGGTCGCGCTCAATTCGACGTCGTTCAACGCGGCGCGGATGATCGGGCCGGCGGTGGCCGGCTTCATCATCGCGTCGGTCGGCACGGGCTGGGCGTTCCTGCTGAACGGCGTCAGCTTTGTCGCGGTGCTCGCGTCGCTGTCGCTGCTGCGCGCCGACGAGCTGCGCGAGAACACGCGCGCTGTCCATACGCGGGGAAGCCTCCTCGACGGTTTTCGGTACGTATGGCGGCGCCCGGACCTGAAGGCGACGCTCGCGATGCTGTTCCTGATCGGCACGTTCGGGCTGAATTTTCCGCTGTTCATCTCGACGATGGCGGCCGGTGTGTTTCACGTCGATGCGCGCGGCTTCGGCATCCTGTCGTCGATGATGGCGGTCGGCACGATCTCGGGCGCGTTGCTCGCGGCGCGCCGCGAACGGCCGCGGTTCCGGCACTTGTGGATCGGCGCGGCCGTATTCGGGATCGGCTGCACGCTCGGCGCGATCGCGCCGAGTTACTGGCTGTTCGCGGCGGCGCTCGTGCTGACCGGGATCGCCGCGATGACGTTCACCACGTCGACCAATGCACTGATGCAGCTATCGACCGAGCCGGCGATGCGCGGGCGCGTGATGGCGCTGCGCCTCGCGGTCGCGTTCGGCGGCACGCCGATCGGCGCGCCGGTGGCCGGTTGGGTCGCGAACCATCTCGGCCCCCGCTGGGCGCTCGGCGTCGGCGCGGCGTCCGGGTTCGCGGCCACGCTGGTCGCCGTGGTGTTCCTGATCCAGATGACGCGACAGTCGCTGCCTGAAGGCGGCGCCGGCGGCGGAGCCTGA
- a CDS encoding COG4315 family predicted lipoprotein, whose translation MKAVLLVSSAVLAMASVSASAQGSITKVENGALVAANGMTVYAFDKDKPNAGTSACSGPCETLWPPYKASATDVPAGPYTIVKRDDGSPQWAYKGKPLYFFSKDMKQGDRNGDNFKNVWHVVAP comes from the coding sequence ATGAAAGCCGTGCTGCTCGTCAGTTCCGCCGTGCTCGCCATGGCGTCCGTTTCAGCTTCGGCTCAAGGCTCGATCACCAAAGTCGAAAACGGCGCGCTCGTCGCAGCCAACGGAATGACCGTCTACGCATTCGACAAGGACAAGCCCAACGCCGGCACCAGTGCCTGCTCGGGCCCATGCGAGACCCTCTGGCCGCCGTACAAGGCCAGCGCGACCGACGTACCGGCCGGCCCCTACACGATCGTCAAGCGTGACGACGGCAGCCCGCAATGGGCGTACAAGGGCAAGCCGCTGTACTTCTTCTCGAAGGACATGAAACAGGGCGATCGCAACGGCGACAATTTCAAGAACGTGTGGCACGTGGTCGCTCCATAA
- a CDS encoding 2,4'-dihydroxyacetophenone dioxygenase family protein, translating into MTQPSAPLPTDLPPISCLPGDALPWLPMSADLPGLAIKYLHINAAEDTLTALLKMPAGGTLPRHRHDGEVFVHTLQGAWRYREYDWIAQAGSTVLEPAGSVHTPETLGAPGDDVITLNVMRGDLVLLDDDGRETARENCRVALLRQRKHARAAPHDATAFVTR; encoded by the coding sequence ATGACGCAGCCGTCCGCCCCGCTCCCCACCGACCTGCCGCCGATTTCGTGCCTGCCCGGCGACGCGCTGCCGTGGCTGCCGATGAGCGCCGACCTGCCGGGGCTCGCGATCAAGTATCTGCATATCAATGCGGCGGAAGACACGCTGACCGCGCTGCTGAAGATGCCGGCCGGCGGCACGCTGCCGCGCCATCGTCACGACGGCGAGGTGTTCGTCCATACGTTGCAGGGCGCGTGGCGCTACCGCGAGTACGACTGGATCGCGCAGGCCGGATCCACGGTGCTCGAACCGGCCGGCTCCGTGCATACGCCGGAAACGCTCGGCGCACCGGGCGACGACGTGATCACGCTCAACGTGATGCGCGGCGACCTGGTGCTGCTCGACGACGACGGCCGCGAGACCGCGCGCGAGAATTGCCGCGTCGCGCTGCTGCGCCAGCGCAAGCACGCACGCGCGGCGCCGCACGACGCCACGGCGTTCGTCACGCGCTGA
- a CDS encoding LysR family transcriptional regulator, giving the protein MQAKKPKSRALLGQLSDMDLRLLRVFKGVVQCGGMAAAELELNIGISTISRHVKDLETRLGLVLCRRGRAGFTLTAEGQTVYEETLRLLASMEAFRSRIDGIHDKMGGELHIAVFDKTATNPKARLGDAIRQFADDAPDVALNLHVASINEVERGIIDGSYQVGIIPAHRNSGSLVYSELFDERMLLYCGRQHPLFDAPHGKLTWTTIRNHAFAGLGFHSPNMELSHRAKLTRSATASDQESIATLILSGRYLGFLPDHYAESFENKGLMQAIAPHRFNYRCRFVSLLRRSPRPSRAALLFQSCLEAAHAAVRLGGDGGDGGDA; this is encoded by the coding sequence ATGCAGGCAAAGAAACCGAAGAGCCGCGCGCTGCTCGGGCAGCTCAGCGACATGGATCTGCGGCTGCTGCGGGTTTTCAAGGGCGTCGTGCAATGCGGCGGGATGGCGGCGGCCGAACTGGAACTGAATATCGGCATCTCGACGATCAGCCGGCACGTGAAGGATCTCGAAACGCGCCTCGGCCTCGTGCTGTGCCGGCGCGGCCGCGCCGGCTTCACGCTGACGGCCGAGGGGCAGACGGTGTACGAGGAAACCCTGCGGCTGCTCGCGTCGATGGAGGCATTTCGCAGCCGGATCGACGGCATTCACGACAAGATGGGCGGCGAACTGCACATCGCCGTATTCGACAAGACGGCCACCAACCCGAAGGCGCGGCTCGGCGACGCGATCCGCCAGTTCGCGGACGACGCGCCCGACGTCGCGCTGAATCTGCATGTCGCGTCGATCAACGAGGTCGAGCGCGGGATCATCGACGGCAGCTATCAGGTCGGGATCATCCCGGCGCACCGCAATTCGGGGAGCCTCGTGTATTCGGAGCTGTTCGACGAACGGATGCTGCTGTACTGCGGCCGCCAGCATCCGCTTTTCGACGCGCCGCACGGCAAGCTCACATGGACGACGATCCGCAACCACGCGTTCGCGGGGCTGGGCTTCCATTCGCCGAACATGGAACTGAGCCATCGCGCGAAGCTCACGCGCAGCGCGACGGCCTCTGACCAGGAATCGATCGCGACGCTGATCCTGTCGGGCCGGTACCTCGGCTTCCTGCCCGACCATTACGCGGAGAGCTTCGAAAACAAGGGATTGATGCAGGCGATCGCGCCGCACCGCTTCAACTACCGGTGCCGATTCGTGAGCCTGCTGCGACGCTCGCCGCGGCCGTCACGCGCGGCGCTGCTGTTTCAGTCGTGCCTCGAAGCCGCGCATGCGGCGGTGCGGCTGGGTGGTGATGGTGGCGACGGCGGTGACGCGTAA
- a CDS encoding nuclear transport factor 2 family protein: protein MPDDPGDVARASYRAYVDKDRDAIEALIAPDFHFTSPLDNRLDRDAYLARCWPNSAMLAGFDFVDVAVHGEYVFVVYEAETSAGRRFRNAERLRVRGGRIVEAEVYFGWYVPHQAPDGGFIESGR from the coding sequence ATGCCTGACGACCCCGGTGATGTGGCACGCGCGAGCTATCGCGCGTATGTCGACAAGGACCGCGACGCGATCGAAGCGCTGATCGCGCCGGACTTCCATTTCACGAGCCCGCTCGACAACCGGCTCGACCGCGACGCGTATCTGGCGCGCTGCTGGCCGAACAGCGCGATGCTCGCCGGTTTCGACTTCGTCGATGTTGCCGTGCACGGTGAATACGTGTTCGTCGTGTACGAAGCCGAAACGAGCGCCGGCCGGCGCTTCCGGAACGCGGAGCGATTGCGCGTGCGCGGCGGGCGGATCGTCGAGGCCGAGGTGTATTTCGGCTGGTATGTGCCGCACCAGGCGCCCGATGGCGGGTTCATCGAATCGGGTCGTTGA
- a CDS encoding AEC family transporter: MIGPILLALAPVALLVAFGHGLRRTGFIGDAFWPHAERLCYYVLLPALFAHGLANARLQSLPVLPLAAALVGSTVLVAALLLLVRRFVQVDGAGFTSVFQGAVRFNNYVGTALAAGLFGAHGIALAAVCVAAIVPTVNLMCVLVFARYGETRLGSGALVRQILSNPLVVGCALGIAMQAAGVGFPAAVEPAVRALGAASMPLGLLCVGAALKFDAARAWMQPMCIASAFKFLAMPLVTLAAGRLFGLGDAALTIALLFQALPTSSSSYIMARQLGGDAPLMAGITAFQTIIAALAMPAVLTALASAPVFR; this comes from the coding sequence ATGATCGGCCCGATCCTGCTCGCGCTCGCGCCGGTCGCGCTGCTGGTCGCGTTCGGCCACGGCCTGCGGCGCACGGGCTTCATCGGCGATGCGTTCTGGCCGCATGCCGAGCGGCTTTGCTACTACGTGCTGCTGCCCGCGCTGTTCGCGCATGGCCTCGCGAATGCGCGGCTGCAATCGTTGCCCGTGTTGCCGCTCGCGGCGGCGCTGGTCGGTTCGACCGTGCTCGTCGCGGCGCTGCTTCTGCTGGTCCGCCGGTTCGTGCAGGTGGACGGCGCCGGGTTCACCTCGGTATTCCAGGGTGCGGTGCGTTTCAACAACTATGTCGGCACGGCGCTCGCCGCCGGACTGTTCGGCGCGCACGGGATCGCCCTCGCGGCCGTGTGCGTCGCGGCGATCGTCCCGACCGTGAACCTGATGTGCGTGCTGGTGTTCGCGCGCTATGGCGAAACGCGGCTCGGCTCAGGGGCGCTCGTGCGCCAGATACTGTCGAATCCGCTCGTCGTCGGCTGCGCGCTCGGGATCGCGATGCAGGCCGCCGGCGTCGGGTTTCCGGCCGCCGTCGAACCGGCCGTGCGCGCACTCGGCGCCGCGTCGATGCCGCTCGGCCTGCTGTGCGTGGGTGCGGCGCTGAAATTCGATGCGGCACGCGCATGGATGCAGCCGATGTGCATCGCATCGGCCTTCAAGTTCCTGGCGATGCCGCTCGTCACGCTCGCGGCCGGCCGCTTGTTCGGGCTCGGCGATGCCGCGCTGACGATCGCGCTGCTGTTCCAGGCGCTGCCGACGTCGTCCTCGTCGTACATCATGGCGCGCCAGCTCGGCGGCGATGCGCCGCTGATGGCCGGCATCACCGCGTTCCAGACGATCATCGCCGCGCTCGCGATGCCGGCCGTGCTGACGGCGCTCGCGTCGGCGCCGGTGTTTCGCTGA
- a CDS encoding CoA-acylating methylmalonate-semialdehyde dehydrogenase: MKHDSNVTSTVGHLIDGKRVDGGSRVQPVFDPATGESHKSVALADKLTVEAAIASAQAAFPAWRNTPPLKRARVMSRFKTLLEEHADELCALITAEHGKVLADAMGELQRGIENVEYATYVPELLKGEHSKNVGPAIDSWSEFQALGVAAGITPFNFPVMVPLWMWPMAVACGNTFVLKPSERTPSSTLRMAELALEAGLPPGVLNVVNGDKEAVDTILTDARVKAVSFVGSTPIAEYIYSTGCAHGKRVQALGGAKNFAVVMPDADIGNAVNALMGAAYGSCGERCMAIPLVVAIGDETGDKVVQGLKAEIEKMKVGPGNGAGVDMGPLVTKQHFDKVTGFVEAGVEAGATLVVDGRGVKVDGHDGGYYLGPCLFDHVKPGMPIYQHEIFGPVLGVIRLKSLDDAMALIDAHEYGNGTCLFTRDGEAARYFSDNIQIGMVGINVPLPVPVAYHSFGGWKRSLFGDLHAYGPDAVRFYTKRKTITQRWPSAGVREGTVFSFPSNR, from the coding sequence ATGAAACACGACAGCAATGTGACCTCCACCGTCGGCCACCTGATCGACGGCAAGCGCGTCGACGGCGGCAGCCGCGTGCAGCCGGTGTTCGACCCGGCGACCGGCGAATCGCACAAGAGCGTCGCGCTCGCCGACAAGCTGACCGTCGAAGCCGCGATCGCGTCCGCGCAGGCCGCGTTCCCGGCGTGGCGCAACACGCCGCCGCTGAAGCGCGCCCGCGTGATGAGCCGCTTCAAGACGCTGCTCGAGGAGCACGCGGACGAACTGTGCGCGCTGATCACCGCCGAACACGGCAAGGTGCTCGCCGACGCGATGGGCGAGCTGCAGCGCGGGATCGAGAACGTCGAATACGCGACCTACGTGCCCGAGCTGCTGAAGGGCGAACACAGCAAGAACGTCGGCCCCGCGATCGATTCGTGGAGCGAGTTCCAGGCGCTCGGCGTGGCCGCCGGCATCACGCCGTTCAACTTCCCGGTGATGGTGCCGCTGTGGATGTGGCCGATGGCCGTCGCGTGCGGCAACACGTTCGTGCTGAAGCCGTCCGAGCGCACGCCGTCGTCGACGCTGCGCATGGCCGAGCTCGCGCTCGAGGCCGGCCTGCCGCCGGGCGTGCTGAACGTCGTGAACGGCGACAAGGAGGCGGTCGACACGATCCTGACCGACGCGCGCGTGAAGGCGGTGAGCTTCGTCGGCTCGACGCCGATCGCCGAATACATCTATTCGACCGGCTGCGCGCACGGCAAGCGCGTGCAGGCGCTCGGCGGCGCGAAGAACTTCGCGGTGGTGATGCCCGACGCCGACATCGGCAACGCGGTGAACGCGCTGATGGGCGCCGCATACGGTTCGTGCGGCGAGCGCTGCATGGCGATTCCGCTGGTCGTCGCGATCGGCGATGAAACGGGCGACAAGGTGGTCCAAGGCCTGAAGGCCGAGATCGAGAAGATGAAGGTCGGCCCGGGCAACGGTGCCGGTGTCGACATGGGGCCGCTCGTCACGAAGCAGCATTTCGACAAGGTGACGGGCTTCGTCGAAGCCGGCGTGGAAGCGGGCGCGACGCTCGTCGTCGACGGCCGCGGCGTGAAGGTCGACGGCCACGACGGCGGCTACTACCTCGGCCCGTGCCTGTTCGATCACGTGAAGCCCGGTATGCCGATCTACCAGCACGAGATCTTCGGGCCGGTGCTCGGCGTGATCCGCCTGAAGTCGCTCGACGACGCGATGGCGCTGATCGATGCGCACGAATACGGGAACGGCACGTGCCTGTTCACGCGCGACGGGGAAGCTGCGCGCTACTTCAGTGACAACATCCAGATCGGCATGGTCGGCATCAACGTGCCGCTGCCGGTGCCGGTCGCCTACCACTCGTTCGGCGGCTGGAAGCGCTCGCTGTTCGGCGACCTGCACGCGTACGGCCCGGATGCGGTGCGGTTCTACACGAAGCGCAAGACGATCACGCAGCGCTGGCCGTCGGCCGGCGTGCGCGAAGGGACGGTGTTCAGCTTCCCGTCGAACCGCTGA
- a CDS encoding MarR family winged helix-turn-helix transcriptional regulator: MNTPSSSPETPPLAGLAGELRISVSKLMRRLREQTHPNDLTSSQKSVLLRLDRDGPATVSALARAESVRPQSMRVTVATLEARGAVSGAPDPTDGRQTLIALTPDFRKRLQANRAAKDDWLFRALHAQLSAHEQAELASAVQLMQRLAEFQDAARP, from the coding sequence ATGAACACCCCCTCTTCGTCCCCCGAAACGCCACCCCTGGCCGGTCTCGCCGGCGAACTCCGGATCTCGGTCAGCAAGCTGATGCGGCGGCTGCGCGAGCAAACTCATCCGAATGACCTCACCTCGTCGCAGAAGTCGGTGCTGTTGCGCCTCGACCGCGACGGCCCCGCGACCGTCTCCGCGCTCGCGCGGGCGGAAAGCGTTCGGCCGCAGTCGATGCGCGTGACGGTGGCGACGCTGGAAGCGAGGGGCGCCGTCAGCGGCGCGCCCGATCCGACCGACGGTCGGCAGACGCTGATCGCGCTCACGCCGGATTTCCGCAAGCGGCTGCAGGCCAACCGCGCGGCCAAGGACGATTGGCTGTTTCGCGCGCTGCATGCGCAACTGTCGGCGCACGAGCAGGCCGAACTCGCGTCGGCCGTGCAGCTGATGCAGCGGCTCGCCGAATTCCAGGACGCGGCGCGCCCGTGA